The following are from one region of the Psychrilyobacter piezotolerans genome:
- a CDS encoding ABC transporter ATP-binding protein — protein sequence MTIVEAKKITKIYKHGKVEVRAIDDINFKIDRGDFAVIAGPSGSGKTTILNIIGAMDSVTQGKIIINQQDISVLNKDERADFRRDKIGFIFQSYNLIPVLTVYENIEFALDLCKKHSPLEKKDKIHRLLRELGIFQLKDRRPPELSGGQQQRVAIARALIKDPILVLADEPTANLDTQTGKEVLDLMVKINLEKKTTFIFSSHDIMIIEKARRVIKLRDGKIEGEEYDSKDGF from the coding sequence ATGACGATTGTAGAAGCAAAAAAAATAACAAAAATATATAAACATGGGAAGGTAGAAGTCAGGGCCATAGATGATATAAATTTTAAGATAGATCGTGGTGATTTTGCCGTAATAGCCGGCCCCTCGGGCTCCGGGAAGACTACAATTTTAAATATTATAGGTGCAATGGACTCCGTTACCCAGGGGAAAATCATTATCAACCAGCAGGATATCAGCGTCTTAAACAAAGATGAGAGGGCTGATTTTAGGAGGGATAAGATAGGATTTATTTTCCAGAGCTATAACCTTATCCCTGTATTAACAGTCTATGAAAATATTGAGTTTGCCCTGGATCTATGCAAAAAACATAGCCCCCTAGAAAAAAAAGATAAGATTCACCGCCTCCTTCGGGAATTAGGAATTTTTCAATTGAAAGACCGGAGACCTCCGGAACTATCTGGAGGTCAGCAGCAAAGGGTCGCCATAGCCCGTGCCCTTATCAAAGATCCTATCCTGGTTTTGGCAGATGAGCCCACGGCAAATTTAGATACCCAGACCGGAAAGGAGGTTTTGGATCTCATGGTGAAAATAAATTTAGAAAAAAAGACTACATTTATCTTTTCATCCCACGACATCATGATCATTGAGAAAGCCAGGAGGGTTATAAAGTTAAGGGATGGAAAAATAGAAGGTGAGGAATATGATTCTAAAGATGGCTTTTAG
- a CDS encoding DUF305 domain-containing protein, which yields MKNIKIGKISLLITAILLVGCSSFNKPGDSHMKTETHMETMETETHMTHMHGEVSSVDVFTPVEEFLNLKLDNYKDYEVYGHRVMMTDNSKYITKNTGNIFMNYMIPHHEGAIITAQGIIAITEDEELKNLCEGIVAAQVREVKEMQELLSSKRLIDNEVKDFEQLMSKSMDEMMAGMVIPEDDLNKEEAEYLFLSNMIVHHRGAVKMAEEYLKAGKNETLLEMNKHIVITQKEEIKIMERLLKNRQM from the coding sequence ATGAAAAATATAAAGATCGGAAAAATTTCACTGCTGATAACGGCGATTTTACTTGTTGGGTGCAGCAGCTTTAATAAACCCGGCGACAGCCATATGAAGACTGAAACTCATATGGAGACTATGGAAACGGAAACCCATATGACTCATATGCATGGGGAGGTAAGCTCGGTAGACGTATTTACACCTGTGGAAGAATTTCTAAACTTAAAATTAGATAATTATAAAGATTATGAAGTTTATGGGCATAGAGTTATGATGACAGATAATTCCAAGTATATTACTAAAAATACCGGAAATATTTTTATGAATTATATGATACCCCATCATGAGGGGGCAATAATAACAGCCCAAGGTATAATTGCTATTACTGAAGATGAAGAGTTAAAAAACTTATGTGAAGGGATAGTTGCAGCCCAGGTAAGGGAAGTAAAGGAAATGCAAGAGTTATTGTCCTCTAAAAGGTTGATCGACAATGAAGTAAAAGATTTTGAGCAGCTGATGTCTAAATCCATGGATGAAATGATGGCAGGGATGGTTATACCTGAAGATGATTTAAATAAAGAGGAAGCGGAATATTTGTTTTTGTCAAATATGATAGTGCATCATAGAGGTGCAGTAAAAATGGCAGAAGAATACTTAAAGGCTGGAAAAAATGAAACATTATTGGAGATGAATAAACATATAGTGATCACCCAGAAAGAGGAAATTAAGATCATGGAAAGATTATTAAAAAATAGACAAATGTAA
- a CDS encoding ABC transporter permease: MAFRNIFRHRIRSVLTLASLAFGIFFIIVGIGLNIGMERRIIKIMKETETGDYKLYGKGYFEEKYENIDDRLDFLIPKETLPILKKYDHSSRLVFSGTITDGRYDYPVRVIGGDREIEDSFFKRSSYLTHGSLGVVISSTLAKDLNLQVGDPFVLMGTTAKESLNAIDLVVTGIIKTGGLEFDLNTVLIDLKAAQEFAETDDVNDIVLRGEISPADLSKLEESGVETISYLDELFDLIVITKLKVKVVVILSCIILFMSGVGIVNTMLMAMLERQKEIGILMANGLKPKEIMKLFLLEGSILGGVGSSIGFILGGSLVYYYEVVGIPIPSLARELSTTIPLSDKIYGYFDLKLNLLFLIFGVVIAAIATFYPAYRATQLNPIDVIRE; the protein is encoded by the coding sequence ATGGCTTTTAGAAATATCTTCCGGCATCGTATCAGGTCGGTCCTAACTCTGGCTAGTTTAGCCTTTGGAATTTTTTTTATAATCGTAGGTATAGGGTTAAATATAGGGATGGAGAGAAGGATCATTAAGATAATGAAGGAAACGGAAACCGGGGATTATAAACTCTATGGAAAGGGTTATTTTGAAGAAAAATATGAAAATATAGATGATCGTCTGGATTTCCTTATCCCCAAAGAAACTCTTCCTATTTTAAAAAAATACGATCATAGCAGCCGATTGGTTTTTTCAGGGACTATAACCGATGGAAGGTATGATTATCCTGTGAGGGTCATCGGGGGAGATAGAGAGATCGAGGATAGTTTTTTTAAAAGGAGCTCCTACCTTACCCACGGCAGTCTGGGTGTGGTCATCTCTTCTACCCTGGCCAAGGATTTAAATCTACAGGTTGGAGATCCATTTGTTTTAATGGGAACCACAGCTAAGGAGAGTCTGAATGCCATAGATCTGGTCGTCACAGGAATAATCAAAACAGGGGGATTGGAATTTGACCTCAACACTGTACTGATTGATTTAAAGGCAGCTCAGGAGTTTGCTGAAACCGATGATGTTAACGACATTGTTTTAAGGGGGGAGATCTCCCCTGCAGATTTAAGTAAGCTGGAAGAATCAGGGGTAGAGACCATCTCCTATTTGGACGAACTCTTTGACCTCATAGTCATCACTAAACTTAAGGTAAAAGTGGTTGTAATCCTAAGCTGCATTATTTTATTCATGTCTGGAGTAGGAATAGTCAACACCATGCTCATGGCAATGCTGGAAAGACAAAAAGAAATAGGTATCTTAATGGCCAATGGTTTAAAACCCAAAGAAATTATGAAATTATTTCTCTTGGAAGGAAGTATCCTGGGAGGAGTAGGTAGCAGTATCGGCTTTATTTTAGGGGGAAGTCTGGTTTATTACTACGAAGTAGTCGGTATCCCCATCCCCTCTCTTGCCCGTGAACTGAGCACCACCATTCCCCTTTCCGATAAAATATATGGATATTTTGATCTTAAATTAAATCTGTTATTCTTGATATTCGGGGTAGTCATAGCAGCTATAGCAACTTTTTATCCGGCTTATAGGGCAACCCAGTTAAATCCTATCGATGTTATAAGGGAGTAG
- a CDS encoding nitroreductase family protein: MIDKLIRETRSFRSFERVKISKKELEEVIETARYSSSARNAQCIRYVLISDDEICSQVFPHTKWAGFINWNPTKEESPTGYILMLNEKKVGVSETLFNFDMGIASQNIMLKLRDMKYGGCIIGAYNKPVIKDLLEISDDYDLGVLIAIGKPKETVEIIDTTSDTRYFRSNGIHYVPKLRRADLIIKNI; the protein is encoded by the coding sequence TTGATTGATAAATTGATAAGAGAGACGAGATCTTTTAGGAGTTTTGAAAGGGTAAAAATCAGTAAAAAAGAGTTGGAAGAAGTTATTGAGACAGCTAGGTACTCTAGTTCTGCCAGAAATGCACAATGTATAAGATATGTCTTAATCTCAGATGATGAAATTTGCAGTCAGGTTTTCCCGCATACCAAATGGGCTGGATTTATAAATTGGAATCCTACAAAAGAAGAGTCCCCAACAGGATATATCTTGATGTTAAATGAAAAAAAAGTAGGTGTCAGTGAAACTCTGTTTAATTTTGATATGGGAATTGCAAGCCAGAATATCATGCTGAAATTGAGGGATATGAAATATGGCGGCTGCATCATAGGTGCTTATAATAAACCTGTGATAAAAGACCTTCTAGAGATTTCAGACGACTATGATTTAGGAGTTTTAATTGCCATTGGAAAACCCAAAGAAACCGTAGAGATTATAGATACCACTTCCGATACCAGGTATTTTAGATCCAATGGTATCCACTACGTCCCTAAGCTCCGAAGGGCAGATCTGATTATAAAAAATATATAA